One Aigarchaeota archaeon DNA window includes the following coding sequences:
- a CDS encoding dual specificity protein phosphatase family protein has product MSSIGEAYRRLRGLLLDRPYNFSWVDNMLAACGRPVSRSQVMWLYEQGIRALLSLTESPLPNEWLESTDIVYMHVPMEDHEPPSVEDLEKCVNFILSNIRAGRPTAVHCAAGLGRTGTVIAAYFVASERVYPNEAIEKIRKLRPGSVEPMQESSVYAFAEKVFSEL; this is encoded by the coding sequence ATGAGCAGCATAGGCGAGGCTTATAGAAGGCTCAGGGGGCTCCTGCTTGACAGGCCTTACAACTTCAGCTGGGTCGATAACATGCTTGCAGCATGCGGTAGGCCTGTGTCGAGGTCTCAGGTCATGTGGCTATACGAGCAGGGCATAAGGGCTCTGCTTAGCTTAACAGAGAGTCCGCTTCCGAACGAATGGTTGGAATCGACCGACATCGTTTACATGCACGTGCCCATGGAGGACCACGAACCTCCGAGCGTTGAAGACCTTGAGAAGTGTGTCAACTTCATACTGTCAAACATAAGGGCAGGTAGGCCTACGGCTGTGCACTGTGCAGCAGGCTTAGGAAGAACTGGAACTGTCATCGCAGCATATTTTGTCGCCTCGGAGAGGGTTTATCCGAACGAGGCTATAGAAAAAATCAGAAAGCTTAGGCCCGGCTCCGTGGAACCTATGCAGGAGTCTTCGGTTTATGCTTTCGCGGAGAAGGTCTTCAGCGAGCTTTGA
- a CDS encoding minichromosome maintenance protein MCM: MPVEERLVELFKSEKYRALLARAALTSQRSIPVDFNDLIMFDEELSHRIVNEPLTYLPILSRAAYKQLQIESPEYASKITNFYARVHNLPVVTPIREIRSAHLRKLIMVDGIVVRATVVKPMLDVGVFQCRYCGEKYRVPQNNAPRLKQPERCASPQCRGKRPAFELVQEDSEFVDYQVIGVQEKPEDLPPGQLPRVIEVRLRDDLVDRARPGDRVLITSILLSAQERTGEAPLRTFKSYLDAVWVETVSKEPESLQITPEEEELFKQMAQDPLIYNKITDSLAPSIYGLEHVKEATMLLLFGGRTKVFPDGVKVRGDVNILLVGDPGTAKSALLQYVANIAPRGLYTSGRGTTAAGLTAAVIREQGGGMVLEAGATVLADMGVCCIDEIDKMKPEDRVALHEVMAQQTVSIAKGGIVATLNARTSILAAANPALGRYDPYMSFTDNVNLPVTLLSRFDLIFVLRDEPNVEQDRKVSSHILALHSTGSPTVAPPIKPEILKKYIAYAKRVNPELTPGALKILEDFYLQMRSVYEKTSTVTITARQLESLIRLAEARARVALRDKVTEEDAGAVVLLMKRSLQEVGIDVKTGKPDIDVIMTGKPKSVRDKLAVVLNTIKEFEERKGVAEEEELKAALVENGLSEPEINRILSWLITEGKVYTPKPGCYKVA; this comes from the coding sequence GAGGTCCATACCGGTCGACTTCAACGACCTGATAATGTTCGATGAGGAGCTGTCTCATAGAATAGTTAACGAGCCCTTGACCTATCTACCGATACTCAGCAGAGCAGCTTACAAGCAACTCCAAATAGAGAGCCCAGAGTACGCCTCAAAGATAACGAACTTCTACGCAAGGGTTCACAACTTACCGGTCGTAACTCCGATACGGGAGATAAGGTCGGCGCATCTGAGGAAGCTGATAATGGTTGACGGTATAGTTGTAAGGGCGACGGTCGTTAAGCCGATGTTGGACGTTGGTGTCTTTCAGTGTAGATACTGTGGCGAAAAGTATAGAGTACCTCAAAACAACGCGCCTAGATTAAAGCAGCCAGAAAGATGCGCAAGCCCCCAGTGTAGAGGAAAGAGGCCTGCGTTTGAGCTAGTGCAGGAAGATTCAGAGTTTGTGGACTACCAAGTAATCGGCGTTCAAGAAAAACCCGAGGACCTACCACCGGGTCAGCTACCCAGGGTTATAGAAGTGAGATTACGAGACGATCTGGTGGACAGAGCAAGGCCGGGAGACAGGGTCCTAATAACGAGCATACTCCTCTCAGCCCAAGAAAGAACGGGTGAAGCCCCCCTAAGGACCTTCAAGTCATACTTAGATGCCGTTTGGGTTGAGACAGTAAGTAAAGAACCTGAATCCCTTCAAATAACTCCAGAAGAAGAGGAGCTGTTTAAGCAGATGGCTCAAGACCCGCTAATATACAACAAGATAACGGACTCGTTGGCACCAAGCATCTACGGGCTTGAGCATGTAAAGGAGGCCACAATGCTGCTCCTCTTCGGTGGTAGGACAAAGGTCTTCCCAGATGGTGTAAAAGTTAGGGGAGACGTTAACATTCTACTAGTCGGAGATCCAGGAACGGCAAAGAGCGCTCTGCTACAATACGTAGCCAACATAGCGCCGAGAGGCCTTTACACGTCGGGAAGGGGCACGACAGCAGCTGGCTTAACCGCCGCAGTCATCAGGGAGCAAGGCGGCGGCATGGTGCTCGAGGCTGGTGCAACCGTCCTCGCGGACATGGGAGTGTGCTGTATAGACGAGATAGATAAAATGAAGCCCGAGGATAGGGTAGCTCTGCACGAAGTGATGGCACAGCAGACGGTGAGCATAGCAAAGGGTGGCATAGTGGCGACGCTTAATGCAAGAACTTCTATCCTAGCGGCCGCTAACCCTGCACTGGGTAGGTACGACCCATACATGTCTTTCACGGACAACGTCAACCTGCCCGTGACACTACTGTCTAGGTTCGATCTCATATTCGTGTTGAGGGACGAGCCAAATGTAGAGCAAGATAGAAAAGTATCCTCACACATACTCGCGCTCCACTCTACAGGTAGCCCGACCGTCGCGCCACCGATAAAGCCAGAGATACTGAAGAAATACATAGCGTACGCGAAAAGGGTGAACCCTGAACTCACGCCCGGAGCGTTAAAGATCTTAGAAGACTTCTACCTGCAGATGAGGTCAGTCTACGAGAAGACCTCTACGGTCACGATAACCGCAAGACAACTAGAATCTTTGATAAGGCTCGCCGAAGCGAGGGCTAGGGTAGCGCTAAGGGACAAGGTAACTGAGGAGGATGCCGGCGCTGTCGTCCTATTAATGAAGAGAAGCCTGCAAGAAGTAGGTATAGACGTCAAGACGGGAAAGCCGGACATAGACGTCATCATGACAGGAAAGCCGAAGAGTGTTAGGGACAAGCTTGCTGTCGTCTTGAATACGATAAAGGAGTTCGAGGAAAGGAAAGGGGTTGCAGAGGAAGAAGAGCTGAAGGCTGCCCTAGTAGAAAACGGGCTGAGCGAGCCTGAGATAAACAGGATATTAAGCTGGTTGATAACTGAAGGGAAAGTTTATACACCGAAGCCGGGTTGTTATAAGGTCGCGTGA
- a CDS encoding winged helix-turn-helix domain-containing protein, which yields MSNLFSEEQVERVSRLFEALGNKTRIKILLMVAESKRPLHIKAVAKSLKMDYAATYRHVKALEEAGLVEIYEVGRSRVLSLKNQEWLMDLLLKTIESIRSNNFS from the coding sequence ATGTCAAATTTGTTTAGTGAAGAGCAAGTAGAGCGTGTTTCGAGACTCTTTGAGGCCTTGGGTAATAAGACGAGGATCAAAATACTCCTGATGGTGGCCGAGAGTAAGAGGCCACTCCATATAAAGGCCGTCGCCAAAAGCCTGAAGATGGATTACGCGGCCACTTACAGGCACGTAAAGGCGCTAGAGGAGGCAGGTCTCGTAGAAATTTACGAGGTCGGAAGATCCAGGGTTCTGTCGCTCAAGAATCAGGAATGGCTCATGGACCTGCTTCTTAAAACTATTGAATCTATTCGCTCAAATAATTTTTCATAA
- a CDS encoding UPF0147 family protein has translation MSESKQSWEAKRQQIVQILESIANDTGTPRNIRRAAKSASDALFDERFIPAVRAANAIEIIDEIISDPNMPPFTRTQLWMAMSLLETIRAAQQ, from the coding sequence ATGTCAGAATCTAAACAATCATGGGAGGCGAAAAGGCAACAAATAGTTCAGATACTCGAGTCCATAGCAAACGACACAGGTACGCCTAGGAATATAAGGAGAGCCGCAAAGTCTGCAAGCGATGCCCTTTTTGACGAAAGGTTCATACCTGCTGTAAGGGCGGCAAACGCTATCGAGATAATTGACGAGATAATCTCCGACCCTAACATGCCGCCCTTCACGAGGACACAACTTTGGATGGCTATGTCTCTGCTGGAAACGATAAGGGCTGCCCAGCAATGA
- a CDS encoding DUF402 domain-containing protein has protein sequence MVRGIYSTALLRLILKNGHEISSPTISQKERFGVWSTESPDVVISDTQDKHAVKILGKREHVEDFISMLKKEVPSAIFVGRAKQVENSQENILLIATFPLNAKFELDTLRSEVTYTVPWHHFCRAGSESLSLMVSLIEQLLEEGLLQPEKVYATFKEYVSKLTPRLGSVIRIVHSKLDGRNVVMGPAKVIWRRDGVVKVRRLILGGGVYDGLNVPKSPGDYAITELRKECMYTVTRYYSFSGNLKGEYYNVCTPVEMYDTYVRYVDLGIDVVRPFGKEPSIIDQDEPKEAYADGKLPEHIMKKALDVADELMKQLS, from the coding sequence ATGGTGAGGGGAATATACTCTACGGCACTACTGAGACTTATTTTAAAGAACGGACATGAAATATCCTCACCCACAATCTCTCAAAAAGAAAGGTTCGGAGTTTGGTCTACAGAATCACCCGACGTGGTAATAAGCGACACACAAGATAAGCATGCCGTGAAAATATTAGGGAAGAGGGAACACGTTGAGGATTTTATCAGCATGTTAAAGAAGGAGGTTCCTTCCGCGATATTCGTCGGCAGAGCAAAGCAGGTGGAGAACTCTCAAGAGAACATTTTACTCATCGCAACTTTTCCGTTAAATGCGAAGTTTGAACTCGATACACTGAGAAGTGAGGTAACCTATACTGTACCATGGCACCACTTCTGTAGAGCCGGTAGCGAGAGTCTTTCTTTGATGGTATCTCTCATAGAGCAGTTGCTTGAAGAGGGGTTGCTCCAACCAGAGAAGGTTTACGCGACGTTTAAAGAGTATGTGTCAAAGTTGACACCTAGGCTGGGTAGCGTTATACGCATAGTCCACTCAAAGTTGGACGGAAGGAACGTCGTCATGGGTCCCGCTAAGGTCATATGGAGGAGGGATGGTGTCGTTAAGGTCCGGAGGTTAATTTTGGGGGGCGGTGTCTATGACGGTCTTAACGTGCCGAAATCGCCAGGAGATTATGCCATAACGGAGCTCAGGAAAGAATGCATGTACACGGTCACGAGGTATTATTCTTTCAGCGGTAACCTCAAAGGCGAGTACTATAACGTATGCACGCCGGTAGAGATGTACGATACGTACGTTAGATACGTGGACTTGGGCATAGACGTCGTGAGACCTTTTGGTAAAGAGCCGAGTATTATCGACCAAGATGAACCAAAGGAAGCGTACGCTGACGGCAAGTTACCGGAGCACATCATGAAAAAGGCACTCGATGTAGCGGATGAGCTCATGAAACAGTTGAGCTAA
- a CDS encoding aldehyde ferredoxin oxidoreductase family protein, producing MKASVRESGYWHRVCFVNLSDGSVKYFDPGKDVYRNFIGGKGLGAKLLFDNTKPRIDPLSPDNVLVFSVGPIEGLTLSSAARMALCFKSPLTNLFGESYCGGYIGTEMAKAGLDAIVVKGASSKPAYLYVEDGEVQLRDASDLWGLNTLETEKALWKEHGDKVQTAVIGPAGENLVKFACIAHGVYQHSVKGLRGGFFGRTGGGAVMGSKRLKGIVIKGTLEVAPADEKAYEELRKEVSNKARNTLTTLAKYGTSGIMALTQGTGSLSTKYYQGGSFDGYEKVGPETMNSTIVKKHITCFACPVACGRHTVVDYEGKTIILEGPEYETLYALGPLCGVDDLAAIAAANELANLYGLDTITLGNVVGFAMYLTERGLLKENDIKLKFGDGSSLVRAVEAIAFKRGIGKILAEGVRSAAKALGVPEIAVHVKGLEFPGYDPRGLKGVALAYAVSQRGACHLRHVAYRPNLTGKHPFKPDVTVDRLSYSAHAEYVAEQEDFYAVIDSMIMCKFYSLPTIGPMLWDGVTAIYNMATGAGINAAELRRIGERINNLVRLYNIREGLTRKDDYLPERMYKEPLAFGASKGEVVDMEKFERMLDEFYGIRGWTKEGKPKPEKLAELGLVEYAKNIT from the coding sequence ATGAAAGCTAGTGTTAGAGAATCGGGATATTGGCATAGGGTATGTTTTGTTAACTTATCGGATGGTTCCGTGAAGTATTTTGACCCTGGTAAAGATGTCTACAGAAATTTCATAGGCGGAAAGGGGTTGGGTGCGAAGCTCTTATTCGACAACACAAAACCTAGAATAGACCCGCTCTCACCAGACAACGTCCTCGTTTTCTCTGTAGGGCCGATAGAGGGCCTCACTCTTTCAAGCGCTGCCAGGATGGCGTTGTGCTTTAAGTCACCGCTTACAAACCTATTCGGCGAGAGTTATTGTGGCGGCTACATAGGCACGGAGATGGCTAAGGCAGGTCTTGATGCTATCGTTGTAAAAGGTGCATCGAGCAAACCAGCCTATCTTTACGTTGAGGATGGTGAAGTCCAACTACGTGATGCGTCCGATCTTTGGGGTCTGAACACATTAGAGACCGAAAAGGCTCTTTGGAAAGAACACGGCGATAAGGTACAAACAGCCGTTATAGGACCTGCGGGCGAAAACCTAGTCAAGTTTGCATGTATAGCCCATGGCGTATACCAGCACAGCGTTAAAGGTTTGAGGGGTGGCTTCTTCGGCAGGACTGGAGGAGGTGCCGTTATGGGAAGTAAGAGGTTGAAGGGAATTGTGATAAAAGGAACGCTCGAGGTGGCTCCGGCTGATGAGAAAGCATACGAGGAGTTGAGGAAGGAAGTATCGAATAAGGCTAGAAATACATTAACCACGCTTGCAAAGTACGGCACCTCGGGCATAATGGCCTTAACGCAAGGCACGGGCTCGTTATCAACTAAATATTATCAGGGTGGAAGCTTCGACGGTTACGAAAAGGTAGGACCAGAGACTATGAACAGCACTATAGTGAAGAAGCACATAACGTGCTTTGCGTGTCCAGTAGCTTGTGGTAGGCATACCGTCGTAGATTATGAAGGAAAAACCATAATACTGGAGGGCCCTGAGTACGAAACTTTGTATGCACTGGGACCACTCTGTGGAGTAGACGATCTGGCGGCAATCGCTGCGGCCAACGAGCTTGCAAACTTGTACGGACTAGACACGATAACGCTGGGAAACGTTGTAGGTTTCGCTATGTACTTGACCGAGCGGGGCCTTCTCAAAGAGAACGACATAAAACTTAAGTTCGGAGATGGTTCATCGCTCGTTAGGGCAGTAGAGGCCATAGCGTTCAAAAGAGGTATCGGAAAGATACTCGCTGAGGGTGTAAGAAGTGCCGCAAAGGCCCTAGGCGTTCCTGAGATAGCAGTTCATGTAAAAGGATTGGAGTTCCCAGGATACGACCCAAGGGGCTTGAAGGGTGTGGCTCTTGCTTACGCTGTCTCACAAAGGGGCGCATGCCACTTGAGGCATGTAGCCTACAGGCCGAACCTGACAGGGAAGCACCCGTTCAAGCCAGATGTCACAGTAGACAGATTATCGTATAGCGCTCACGCAGAGTACGTCGCAGAACAAGAGGACTTTTACGCAGTTATCGACAGCATGATAATGTGTAAGTTTTACTCCCTGCCAACGATCGGTCCGATGTTATGGGATGGTGTAACGGCGATATATAATATGGCCACTGGAGCAGGCATAAATGCGGCAGAACTCAGAAGGATAGGCGAAAGGATCAATAACCTTGTCAGACTTTACAACATCAGAGAAGGTTTAACGAGGAAAGATGATTACCTCCCAGAAAGGATGTACAAGGAGCCGCTAGCCTTCGGTGCTTCGAAAGGCGAGGTCGTAGATATGGAAAAATTCGAACGGATGTTGGACGAATTTTACGGTATAAGGGGATGGACGAAGGAAGGTAAACCTAAGCCGGAAAAGCTTGCCGAGCTTGGGCTGGTAGAATACGCAAAGAATATAACATAG
- the nikR gene encoding nickel-responsive transcriptional regulator NikR, translated as MSGGGVTRISISIPPDLLKELDDVLKKVGYDRSKAIQIAIRNFLTEYRWTHESGEVAGALILLYDHRSRGVEGSLTDIQHEYGNIITSTMHVHLDEDNCLEIVALKGSSKSIKELVERVIKEKGVKQLKLALVAT; from the coding sequence ATGTCCGGGGGCGGCGTAACCAGAATTAGCATATCCATACCGCCGGATCTGCTGAAAGAGCTGGACGATGTGCTCAAGAAGGTCGGCTACGACAGGTCAAAAGCTATACAGATAGCGATAAGGAACTTCCTGACCGAGTATAGGTGGACTCATGAATCTGGTGAGGTTGCTGGTGCCCTGATATTGCTATACGACCACAGGAGCAGAGGTGTTGAAGGGTCTTTGACAGACATACAACATGAGTATGGCAACATAATCACGTCCACGATGCATGTGCACCTCGACGAGGATAACTGCTTAGAGATAGTCGCGCTAAAAGGAAGCTCTAAGAGCATAAAGGAGCTTGTAGAACGGGTGATTAAGGAAAAGGGCGTAAAACAGCTCAAGCTGGCCCTTGTTGCCACGTAA
- the tmk gene encoding dTMP kinase, whose amino-acid sequence MNRGVLIAVEGIDGAGKTTQSKAVVKWLKKNGYAARYTSEPTSTGVGKLLSKLGSAASPALEALLFAADRVEHVRRVIEPGLKKGHVIVSDRYVHSSIAYQGAMLGDVDWVRIINKFAPKPDVAFLLDVEPRLALSRIKRPRSKFEKLELLEAVRKVYLDMVDAGELILVDGTKPPSQVTEELLARLRPFLPNPKGGNYEQHRRGL is encoded by the coding sequence ATGAATAGAGGGGTTTTAATAGCGGTAGAAGGCATAGACGGCGCGGGTAAGACCACGCAATCAAAAGCCGTCGTCAAATGGCTTAAGAAAAACGGCTATGCTGCAAGGTACACTAGCGAGCCAACATCTACCGGCGTGGGAAAGCTGTTAAGCAAGCTGGGCTCTGCAGCCTCACCAGCCTTGGAGGCGCTCCTCTTCGCAGCAGATAGGGTAGAGCACGTTAGGAGAGTTATAGAGCCTGGTTTGAAGAAAGGTCACGTGATCGTCTCTGATAGGTACGTACATTCTTCAATAGCATACCAAGGTGCCATGCTCGGCGACGTGGACTGGGTAAGGATTATCAACAAATTCGCGCCGAAGCCGGATGTGGCCTTCCTATTAGACGTGGAGCCGAGGCTTGCGCTCTCTAGGATAAAGAGGCCGAGGAGTAAGTTCGAGAAGCTCGAGCTCTTGGAAGCTGTTAGGAAAGTGTACCTAGACATGGTGGATGCGGGCGAGTTGATACTGGTGGACGGTACGAAGCCGCCAAGCCAAGTTACCGAAGAACTCTTAGCTAGGCTTAGACCTTTTCTACCCAATCCGAAGGGCGGGAACTATGAGCAGCATAGGCGAGGCTTATAG
- a CDS encoding DEAD/DEAH box helicase — protein sequence MLITDLPIPDYLKSNLLKAGIRELYPPQAEAIKRNVLSGKNLILATPTASGKTLVAILAASIHLAKGGKVMYLTPLRALTSEKLHEFKTLLASGEGGRIKVAATSGDYDSEDRWLADYDVIICTNEKADSLLRHGAEWVRDVSLLIVDEVHVIGEPERGPTLEVVLTRLRDMSPRAQILSLSATIRNAEELADWLGSECVVSEWRPVPLREAVYFEGKLEFNDGDLKLKNYESDPTLNVAIWTVMEGGQALIFALSRRKAESLAEKAAAALSRHPECINYEEAEMLRRFAEDMMSEGDRSSFTERLVGLTVRGSAFHHAGLGYKHRQIIEEAFRSRCLKILCATPTLAAGVNLPARTVIIPELWRYEPTYGMQYISVMEYKQFSGRAGRPRYDDVGYAVSIARKEVEREMIFSRYIMGLPEKIYSRLSSERHIRMQTLALVATRAAESVKELLSFFEKTFFGYQYGVIGVKDKIIRAIDFLDKHNMVEVVEGVLSVTKLGKRVSELYIDPLTAVRLVEAMKAEVRKITTVTLLQMLCMTPDIPSIPMARVSLDKLANYYEKHKEELLIKPPDPEEEPEAYEAYLESLKNVMVLEGWVNEVSEGDMYENFGVEPGDLAALRERAEWVCYSAHQIANVIRATSFISPLRVMTERLRHGVREELIPLARLEGIGRVRARALYSKGFRSVEDLKRASVNDLMSVPGIGPQIARRIKEQLGEFP from the coding sequence ATGCTCATAACGGACCTACCAATACCGGACTATCTTAAGTCAAACCTATTGAAAGCCGGGATAAGGGAGCTCTATCCACCGCAAGCTGAAGCTATAAAAAGGAACGTCTTAAGCGGAAAGAACCTCATCCTGGCGACACCGACTGCCAGCGGAAAGACTCTGGTAGCCATCCTCGCCGCTTCGATTCACCTCGCAAAAGGTGGCAAAGTGATGTACCTCACGCCGCTTAGAGCACTGACGTCAGAAAAGCTGCATGAGTTCAAAACGTTGCTAGCTTCTGGAGAAGGTGGAAGGATAAAGGTAGCGGCAACGTCAGGTGATTATGATAGCGAAGACAGATGGCTTGCCGACTACGACGTCATAATATGTACAAACGAGAAGGCCGACAGCCTCTTGAGACATGGTGCAGAATGGGTGAGGGACGTGTCGCTACTAATAGTTGACGAGGTTCATGTCATAGGCGAGCCGGAAAGAGGTCCTACGCTTGAAGTCGTATTGACGAGACTCAGGGATATGTCACCGAGAGCACAGATCCTTTCACTTAGCGCGACTATAAGGAATGCAGAAGAACTAGCGGACTGGCTGGGTTCCGAATGTGTGGTGAGTGAATGGAGGCCCGTTCCGCTCAGAGAGGCGGTTTACTTCGAAGGTAAGCTGGAGTTTAATGATGGTGACCTCAAGCTGAAAAACTACGAGTCAGACCCGACACTTAACGTGGCTATATGGACGGTTATGGAAGGTGGCCAGGCACTGATATTCGCGCTATCCAGAAGGAAGGCAGAAAGCCTGGCGGAAAAAGCGGCCGCTGCTTTGAGTAGACATCCAGAGTGCATTAACTATGAAGAGGCCGAGATGCTTAGAAGGTTTGCTGAAGATATGATGAGTGAAGGTGATCGCTCCAGCTTCACGGAGAGGCTTGTCGGTCTCACGGTCAGGGGAAGCGCTTTCCATCATGCTGGCCTTGGTTACAAGCACCGACAGATAATCGAGGAGGCCTTTAGGAGCAGGTGCCTGAAAATACTTTGTGCAACCCCCACACTCGCCGCCGGCGTAAACCTTCCGGCAAGAACTGTAATAATTCCGGAGCTTTGGAGGTACGAGCCGACGTACGGTATGCAGTACATATCCGTCATGGAATACAAACAATTTTCAGGAAGGGCAGGAAGGCCGAGATACGACGACGTAGGATATGCAGTGAGCATAGCAAGAAAAGAGGTGGAGCGCGAGATGATATTTAGTAGGTACATAATGGGATTGCCCGAAAAGATTTACTCGAGGCTCTCGAGCGAAAGACACATCAGGATGCAAACTTTAGCGTTGGTAGCCACGAGGGCTGCCGAGAGTGTAAAGGAGCTACTCAGTTTTTTCGAAAAGACATTCTTCGGATACCAATACGGCGTTATCGGCGTGAAAGACAAGATCATACGGGCCATAGATTTCTTAGACAAGCACAACATGGTAGAGGTTGTCGAGGGCGTGTTAAGTGTCACGAAACTTGGTAAGAGAGTATCGGAACTTTACATCGACCCGCTGACTGCCGTTAGGCTCGTAGAGGCGATGAAAGCCGAGGTAAGGAAGATAACGACGGTAACGCTCCTTCAGATGCTCTGCATGACACCAGACATCCCTTCAATACCTATGGCCAGGGTTTCACTCGATAAGCTTGCCAACTACTACGAGAAGCACAAAGAAGAGCTGCTCATTAAACCGCCGGATCCTGAAGAAGAACCAGAGGCCTACGAAGCTTATCTTGAGAGCCTAAAGAACGTTATGGTCCTGGAGGGCTGGGTGAACGAAGTGAGCGAAGGCGACATGTACGAGAATTTTGGCGTCGAGCCAGGAGACCTCGCAGCCCTCAGGGAGAGGGCGGAATGGGTCTGCTACTCGGCGCATCAGATAGCGAACGTCATAAGGGCTACCAGCTTCATAAGTCCGTTGCGCGTGATGACCGAGAGGCTGAGGCATGGCGTAAGGGAAGAGTTGATACCGCTGGCGAGGCTCGAGGGCATAGGAAGGGTCAGGGCGAGGGCACTCTACAGCAAGGGCTTCAGGAGCGTGGAGGACCTGAAGAGGGCGAGCGTAAACGATCTTATGTCTGTGCCTGGCATAGGGCCTCAGATAGCGCGCAGGATAAAGGAGCAGCTCGGCGAGTTTCCCTAA